A stretch of the Anaeromyxobacter sp. genome encodes the following:
- a CDS encoding mobilization protein, whose translation MANVHLIGGEKGGVGKSVVARLLAQYFIDRELPFLGFDADRSHAALLRFYAGYASPVVVDRYESLDAIVEAALAEPDRRVLVDLAAQTHDPLTRWMDESGLLELAPESGLSLRYWHVMDSGRDSVDLLARLLDRHGARLSYVLVLNQLRGDDFGILERSGVKDRALALGAQVVPLRRLHDAAMRKIDASSASFWAAARSAAPEAGGLGLMDRQRVKVWLRQAYQDLDAVGA comes from the coding sequence GTGGCCAACGTTCACCTCATCGGCGGCGAGAAGGGCGGGGTCGGCAAGTCGGTCGTGGCCCGGCTGCTGGCGCAGTACTTCATCGACCGCGAGCTGCCCTTCCTGGGCTTCGACGCCGATCGGTCGCACGCCGCGCTGCTGCGCTTCTACGCCGGCTACGCCTCCCCGGTGGTGGTGGACCGCTACGAGAGCCTCGACGCCATCGTGGAGGCCGCTCTGGCCGAGCCGGACCGCCGCGTCCTGGTGGACCTGGCCGCCCAGACCCACGACCCGCTGACCCGCTGGATGGACGAGTCCGGGCTGCTGGAGCTGGCGCCGGAGTCCGGCCTGTCGCTGCGCTACTGGCACGTCATGGACTCGGGGCGCGACTCGGTGGACCTGCTGGCGCGGCTGCTCGACCGCCACGGCGCGCGGCTCTCCTACGTGCTGGTGCTCAACCAGCTGCGCGGCGACGACTTCGGGATCCTGGAGCGCTCCGGGGTGAAGGACCGGGCCCTGGCGCTGGGCGCCCAGGTGGTGCCGCTGCGCCGCCTGCACGACGCGGCCATGCGCAAGATCGACGCCAGCAGCGCCAGCTTCTGGGCGGCGGCCCGCTCGGCGGCGCCGGAGGCCGGCGGGCTCGGCCTGATGGACCGGCAGCGGGTCAAGGTCTGGCTGCGCCAGGCCTACCAGGACCTGGACGCGGTCGGGGCCTGA